In a single window of the Dryobates pubescens isolate bDryPub1 chromosome Z, bDryPub1.pri, whole genome shotgun sequence genome:
- the HAPLN1 gene encoding hyaluronan and proteoglycan link protein 1 has product MKNLLFLVLISVCWAEPHRDNSSLDHERIIHVQEENGPRLLVVAEQAKIFSHRGGNVTLPCKFYHEHTSTAGSGTHKIRVKWTKLTSDYLKEVDVFVAMGHHKKSYGNYQGRVSLRGSSENDASLIITNIMLEDYGRYKCEVIEGLEDDTAVVALNLEGVVFPYSPRLGRYNLNFHEAERACLDQDSVIASFDQLYDAWRSGLDWCNAGWLSDGSVQYPITKPREPCGGKNTVPGVRNYGFWDKDRSRYDVFCFTSNFNGRFYYLIHPTKLTYDEAVQACLKDGAQIAKVGQIFAAWKLLGYDRCDAGWLADGSVRYPISRPRKRCSPNEAAVRFVGFPDKKHKLYGVYCFRAYN; this is encoded by the exons AGG AAAATGGTCCCCGTCTACTTGTGGTAGCAGAGCAAGCTAAAATCTTCTCACACCGGGGTGGCAATGTCACACTGCCATGTAAATTTTACCATGAACACACGTCAACAGCTGGCTCAGGAACCCACAAAATCCGGGTCAAGTGGACCAAACTCACCTCAGATTACCTCAAAGAAGTGGACGTCTTTGTTGCAATGGGACACCACAAAAAGAGCTATGGAAACTACCAGGGCAGAGTGTCTCTGAGGGGAAGCAGTGAGAATGATGCCTCTCTTATAATCACAAATATAATGCTGGAGGATTATGGGAGATACAAGTGTGAGGTGATTGAAGGATTAGAGGATGATACAGCAGTGGTAGCTCTGAATTTGGAAG GTGTGGTATTCCCTTACTCTCCACGGCTGGGTCGTTACAACTTGAACTTCCATGAGGCTGAGCGAGCATGCCTGGACCAGGACTCTGTTATTGCCTCCTTTGACCAGCTCTATGATGCCTGGAGGTCAGGGCTGGACTGGTGTAATGCCGGCTGGCTCAGTGATGGCTCCGTGCAGTACCCCATCACCAAGCCCAGGGAGCCCTGTGGAGGGAAGAACACAGTGCCTGGGGTCAGGAATTATGGCTTCTGGGATAAAGATAGAAGCCGATATGATGTTTTCTGCTTTACTTCAAACTTCAATG GTCGTTTTTACTACCTGATTCACCCAACCAAGCTGACCTACGATGAAGCTGTTCAGGCATGCTTGAAGGATGGAGCTCAGATTGCTAAAGTTGGCCAGATATTTGCTGCCTGGAAGCTCCTGGGGTATGACCGCTGTGATGCCGGCTGGCTGGCTGACGGCAGTGTCCGCTACCCAATCTCCAGGCCAAGGAAACGCTGCAGTCCTAACGAAGCAGCAGTTCGCTTTGTAGGCTTCCCTGATAAAAAGCACAAGCTGTATGGTGTCTACTGTTTCAGAGCATACAACTGA